The DNA segment tagatatttttttgtgGACACTATAGAATGTTGGAGTATAACAATGCCAGTGGTATGAAGAAGCAAGGCTGAGGCTGATTTTTTCTTTGAAGGTCAGAGTCTAGCTTCATGCAGCAATCAGTGACAAAGGTGTCAGGTGATTATGCAGaggaaacaaaatatatttcagtTGCTGAGATGTCATTAGTAGTGATTGCATGTGAAATACATTCACAGGTGTAATGAAACGCCAATGCAgtggattatttatttactttcttgaACTTCAACTCAAATTTGAACTCAAaattcaaatcaaaataaaaacatgatagTCACATCACAGCCCCACACAATACAACATGCAGGGAAGATctataatagaaaatataacaatatattagGAATATAGAGATCATTGGCAGAAAAATTACTCAAATTTAGTTGagagttttaaaaaatgaaagttTTTGTTCATCACAAATCTATAACATTACAGAATTTTCCAAAAATagtgaatagaaataaaataaagaaaataataaaaaaatatattttatctaatacataaaaaagttattaaaaaaaaatagtgtatatataatcaaaGACAGtactggctgtgtgtgtgtgtgtgtgtgtgtgtgtgtgtgtgtgtgtgtgtgtgtgtgtgtgtgtgttagttagaATTTGTAAAAGTAGTTTCAGTTGTGCTACATTCTTATGCCAATAATGGGACCTTGTTATATTATTTACTGTGCAAAAGTCAAGCTACTGAGAAATACACTAGCAGTGCTGTTTTATAAATAGTAATAGGCTTAATTAAGCTTTTGTTaaccttttttgttctttcttcacTGTGTCTCTTCCTGTGTACCACCtgtcctaaacacacaactCGATGTACTTTTTCAGGCACTGTTCTGAAGACAGCTTCAAACTTTAGAGTTAATGCATTCAgacagctttaaaaataaaagtgagtcACTGCTCGATTTGTGAGAAAGAAGTATCACCATTTATGAATTTTCTGGCCTGATACCAAGGGAGCAATGATCATCCaatcattttatctttttttcctcaagaaatcattttatatttcattaacaTTTGGAGATGCTTTCACCCTGTCGTCTAGCCattacaatttggcccttgtcaaactcgctcaaatccttatgatTTTTTCCgcttttaacacatcagctTTGAGGACAGTATGTTCACTTGCGGCCTAATATATGCagcataaataatatataatattatctacaataaataatatcatgcctagatgaagagataatcagtggtaTTCACTTCACCGttcataatgttttaatgttatgcctggtctgtgtgtgtgtgtgtgtgtgtgtgtgtgtgtgtgtgtgtgtgtgtgtgtgtgtgtgtgtgtgtgtgtgtgtgtgtgtatgtatgtatgtatgtatgtatgtgtatatgtgtgtatatgtgtgtatatatatatatatatatatatatatatatatatatatatatatatatatatatatatatatatatatagatagatatatagatatatagatatatatataaaattaactaACTAGggcaattaataataataataagtaataaaaaaaaaagagttaaacattgtatttatttccttacagttcattttaaaacaatattaaaagcttttaaataattatattataaatatcaaTTGACATTGACTTTCTCACAAACCGTATGCAAAATTTCAGTAGGTGTAATTCATTTCAATCTAACTCCTAGTAATGAAATGCATAATTAACTGTGCCATAAACCTTTGAGTTTCTATGGCatgttattaattaattaaaatgtatatatttgatgtGGGTCTAAGATTGCTTTTACACTGTATAATAGCATAATACTTTACGAGATTACTAATAACAGatattgataataaaaaatgcattaaatgcaatgttaattataattaaCTGTGTTAATAATTAACAATACGCACGCCGCACTTTCCCTTCAGAATAGCTTTAATTCTTCTTGATTGTCACTATATTTTGAATGTCCTGAACGTGTACTAGGTTAATACCTGCTTTACAGTCTGAGCTCTAGAACTTCCTGTAAACAACCAATAATGTTTAAATCTGGTAATTAAGTCTCCAATGCAACGCTCTTGATTTAATGCTGGCGTTCAAGCAGTATCTATTTTggaaatatatagaaatattgtatgtatataaaagtaCATTAATTGTTATCAGTTTTacacaaattaaatgtaatcacATGACAAAATGACATACATGAGATGGATCTCCCAATACATTTAACAGTTTACAGTAGACATTGTGGattgaatgcattttaaaataaaatcatttcttcAGGAAGCCCATAGTACTTTTTCATTGCTtgtgttcagatttttttcacttgctttgtaataaaaaattttcaaaATGGCAGAATTCCAGCTTGGTGAACTCAGAATATGCTGTTTTTAGAGAATTATAGAGGTGTTTTGTAATTCTTTGGAATTTTGTAACTGTCGGTAaagtatctgttttttttagacCACTATATGATGCAGCTTGTCCTTGTTTGATATATGATGCTGTGACTattgaaaaaaatcttgaaacATTTTCCAGCTTTTGGGATTGATGATTGAAACATCCACTATTTGACTTCTTTGTATTGTTGCTATGACACCTCACATATCAAAGTGCTAATTATCAGACATCTTTTAATACCTGATACATGTTGGAAATGAACGTAATGTAACTCATTTGCTCAGCAGGTTTTGTGATATGCTACAGAATACTCTTATCTCTATGCCTTGAAGTAACGAACCAGAGACTATCAATTCCTCTCTGGGAGGACTCGATTTTGGCACAATCTGATGATTTTCTTGCTCCAACACTTCTACTAAGCCTGGTAATTAATTGGTAAGTGGAACGAGGTGAGCAGGAAATGTGTCAAACCTCCATCTGCCTTTGGATTCCAATGAGATAAGCTGTGTTTAATGCTCTCCTGAAAATGAAATAATCTGTAGCTCTGACTTTATATGCCAACCTTATACACGCAAGACTATTCTAGATGTACCATTTATAAAGCCTGGAGCAGCTTATCTACATgtactttatttctatagaaaaaaaaaaaacgctgatgTCTGACGAATGTGATGATGAGAATTTATATCAGTGGTCATTATTCTACTACATGAATAGAAATTGAACCTTTACCAGGTATCAGttcatgcatgcatgcacacacacacacacacacacacactcacacactcacacactccttccCACCTAGAGCCAGTTTACTACAGCCAAGCCACATACCAGCATGTTTAGCTATTTGAAAAAGATACAGGTAAACTAGGGGAACCTGAAAGAATTTTCCTTGAGTTTTCATTAAAGATTCACTGTAtgttgttcttccccaaactgttaccacgtCTTGGattacagtagcattacattttcccttcacttctaactaggagaaccaaaacctgttccagcacaaagcgagctccatgaacatTTGGTTgacatgggttggactggaagatcttgcgTGGCCTGCTATTGAACTCTGAATTCAACCCAACTGAACACAGACTGTATCACAGACCTCCTTAACCTACATCaggatacctgactttactaataacCATGTgcatgaatgaacacaaatctctgcATCCAAACTCcaaaagaagagtggaggttataaaaccaggaaatggggactgaatgtggaaagggatatttaaaacacacaaatcttaTCAGttgtaaatgtgaataaaatgtggcaATTCCTTTTAAATGTGATATAGTCATCAAACtagtgttttaaaaatttaCAAACACTGTGTCTGTTGCTAaagctgctgttgttgttgttgttgttgctgctgctgctgctagtAGGCCGCTAGAGGGCAGCATAGTAAAGTGCATGTCCGAGATATTTTAACAACTGATAGTTTTATTTATGGCTTACTATATACAAATGCAAAGTCGTACATAATAAAGAGCAATCTATAAAGTTCATAACAAATCAGAAATATGGGAAGTATTGTAAATTCTATAAGTGCAATCATAGACGCCACCACCCCCAAAAACATCTTGTAcatatgttacatttttaatataacaaGTCTGCGCACTATTAGACTACTAGAAAAGAAACAGCGATGTAGCACCCCTCTTAGTCACTGTATGTGAAGCATAGCCATATCAGAATGAGTCTTTATTGGCAGCTCAGAAAAATCACACTCACTAAAAAAACCCACTACTTTCCAGAGTAGAGTTGCTCAGATTGGGTCTTTGTCAAACTCGCACACGAAGTACATGGTTAAAGAGCAGGCCACATCTACCCACTCCCCCGAAGAGACTAGCTCCACACAATCCTCGTCTTCATAAGCGTTATTGGGCTCTCCTTCCCTCCATTTAGTGAAGGTGCTCATAGGCGAGCGGTCCACGTAAATAAAATGTCCCTCGTGCTCTAGGTCATTGATGCCGATGTACACTCTGCTAAGGCCAGCTTCTGTTATGTAGCCAGCAATGGCTCTGTTTGCACCGGAATCTTTAGGCATAGCCAGGTGTCCACCTCTGCCTTGGCAGTAGATCTCAGCATCTCTGTAACGCTTCTCCTCCTTCACCAGCAGGTACACTTTACTGTCCATCTCTTTAATGCCAGCAACAGCTGCAGGGGAGGGCAGTGCTGAAAAGTGAGCACTGGTATTTCTGTAATCAAACTCCCAGtatatacagaaatacattGTGCAAGGAAAGTCCGAACAGTCACTGATTTATTTAGTCAAAACTGATGAAAATAAAACTTGACATTTGaatgtaatttgtaaatatGTGAAGACTATCTATGGATGCAATCGATGCCATTCAAagaaaaaactgcattttgttattacaaaaaaaacacctctcTTTCATTAACGAGAAATAAATTTTTActctgaaataaaaactgtaattaCAATTTGGTCTGCATGGGCATCATACATGCATGAATCGAAATTAACTTCATGCTTTTTTGATACAATtctctaatattaataattgttcCTATAGCAATGAAAtccttttaattattaaatgagtGTGAGTTTTTTAAAGCAGTGCTTTTTTGTAGTTGTATCAAAGCAGAGAGTTTGACTTGTGTACTCTGTATAATATCTTAGAAATGactctatacagtatataaagctTTGCTCTCGGGTTTAGTGCAAGGGCATACCTTTTTTAATGAACTTCAGTTCACTGGTTAACTGCGCCACGTGATTATCCATTTCACCAATCATCTTTCGCAAGGGACCGCACTCACAGGGGAGTCCTGGTGCAACACATCCGAAGCCACATCAGAAAATTCAGGCTGATGTAATTCAATAAATTACAATCATTATCCTGTCTGGTTTTTTTACCTGGGTCTCCATTTTCACCTTTGGGACCTGGATCTCCCATATCACCTTTTAAACCTATAAACAGGTTATAAGCATTTAAGAcgttcaaatgtatttaaaacgAACCACTCTTTAAATTTGCTAGTCATCCCCACCTTTAAATCCAGAGGGGCCCATTTTTCCATAGCGTCCCATGATACCTTTTTGTCCTTTAAGTCCAGGAGGTCCTAAAAGATAAGTAAAGTATTTCATCATCAAAATGCCAGCATAAAACTTCTGATAAGATTAATTGTGTCTAAAATGCTATGAATATCTTATCCCCCATTTTTCACTGAATAATCACTTAATCTTCATTTAAGGCTCTGGTAAACATTTGTCATCATTACTGCATTCGAGCCTTTGCAGTACAGTGACCTTTTGAACTCATTGAACATTCTGCAGTTGTGCACTCCCTAAATGTCATGGAAGCCAGCAGAATCCTCTGGTCACATGGTCTACTGGGTCGAATTGCATTTAGTCTCTGGGTGGACTCAAGTTCTTTTACTAACTGTAATCCTTATATGCACTTGTTTTTCAATGATTTgcatacatttgacattttcacTAACAGTAAATCATACAGTACCCATCTCTCCAGGTGGCCCCACTCTGCCAGGTCTCCCAGGCGCCCCTTTCTCCCCCTTCTCCCCTATTTCCCCTGAAAAACACATTAGAGTACTTCAGATCTAGTGACACTTTTTCCCAAAGCTACTGACATTATCCACAAACATTACCATCCTAGAagtatataatagaataataatagaattttagccttaaaaaacaaactgaaaactgtaTTCACGGTGCTGGTCatgttttaacatttatggTGTACCTTTAAGTCCTGGAACGAGGATTTGAACAGAGCAGGGCTCCTCTGTTATGTGCTGACCATAAGCTGACTCTAGTACCATTAATCCCAGCAGAATAACCAGCACACATGTCCCCAAGCTTTCTCCACTCATACTGGAAATGCTACTGTAGCTATAAAATGTGTTAGTagtaatacacacactgcaaataCATAATTAAACACAGACAATAACAAGTGCATGATTCAGGATACTCAATTGGTTACAGGTTTAAAGGTTTAGTGTGGCATGAAAGCTGATAACATTACCTTTTAGCCTGTATTCATTCACATTAACAGTGTCATTTCGACTGCTGAATGATGGATTGTGTCTCAGCCAGCAGTGGAAAAGCAAATAATCTTACTGAAAGATAATAGTATTTTTTCCATTAGTGTGCAAACAAAAGGCCATAGATGGAATAATAACCCCACTGCTGACTGGTCACAGAGAGGAACACCATATTTGCCAGACAAATATATAAAGCTCTGCAAAGCTTATGCCATTCCTCATGCTGTTATCCATCTCGTTTACAAGCAGACTAGTTATCGAACgtacatgaaataaaaaggtGGGACCTGAAAGTCCATTAGTTCCAACAGGAAACAAGTACTGATAATACAGGTTTTATCAAGTCTACTCtgttcattaaatatatatatatatatatatataccttgcATCACAGCAGAAGGACGCATAATGGGAGCAGACTTACCATGTGTGAGAAACTCAAGTctagtgtgtgtgctgcactgCCGTCTTCTCCGTCGACTGAAGCCTGGGCGATGCTTGGCATGTCTTTTTTCTCATGTCTGCAGCAAGAAACAAGCCAGAGAGCgagtgtgtataaacacacagataagACTAGCTCTGCTTCACTTTTCTCTGATAAGAGCATGCAAAAGCAGTGGGTTCATTAGCAGTGCTCTTCTCAACAGATAGTCCTCAACTCAAACCCTGCCATCAAAAGCATTCTCTAAATTCATTTGATTT comes from the Silurus meridionalis isolate SWU-2019-XX chromosome 8, ASM1480568v1, whole genome shotgun sequence genome and includes:
- the colec11 gene encoding collectin-11 isoform X2, with the protein product MSGESLGTCVLVILLGLMVLESAYGQHITEEPCSVQILVPGLKGEIGEKGEKGAPGRPGRVGPPGEMGPPGLKGQKGIMGRYGKMGPSGFKGLKGDMGDPGPKGENGDPGLPCECGPLRKMIGEMDNHVAQLTSELKFIKKAVAGIKEMDSKVYLLVKEEKRYRDAEIYCQGRGGHLAMPKDSGANRAIAGYITEAGLSRVYIGINDLEHEGHFIYVDRSPMSTFTKWREGEPNNAYEDEDCVELVSSGEWVDVACSLTMYFVCEFDKDPI
- the colec11 gene encoding collectin-11 isoform X1 — encoded protein: MSGESLGTCVLVILLGLMVLESAYGQHITEEPCSVQILVPGLKGEIGEKGEKGAPGRPGRVGPPGEMGPPGLKGQKGIMGRYGKMGPSGFKGLKGDMGDPGPKGENGDPGLPCECGPLRKMIGEMDNHVAQLTSELKFIKKALPSPAAVAGIKEMDSKVYLLVKEEKRYRDAEIYCQGRGGHLAMPKDSGANRAIAGYITEAGLSRVYIGINDLEHEGHFIYVDRSPMSTFTKWREGEPNNAYEDEDCVELVSSGEWVDVACSLTMYFVCEFDKDPI